The genomic window CTTCCGGATGTTCCCCGATATGATTTCCCGCATCTGGCGCAGGTCGAATATCGAATAGGCCTTGGTGCCCGCCCCCGAGGAGAAGAAGACCTCCTGGATATCGCGCAGACGGCAAGGCTGCTTGTTGAGGTAGTACTCGCTCTCACCCGAGCGGAAGTACCGGCGCCTGATCTCGACTTCGGCCGGCGGCTGCCCCTCGTCCTGCGCCACGTCATCCAGCACCAGCTTCACCTCGGCGAGGTTGACTGCCGCGACCGTGGCCGTGCCGCCGAAGATCAGGTCCTCATTCTTCGCGCAGCGGAGGAGGGTGAACGACTGCTCGCCCAGCACCCAACGCAACGCGTCGAGCACGTTGGTCTTGCCGCAGCCGTTTGGTCCTATGACCGCATTCAGGCCGGGCGAAAATCGCAGCGTTACTTTGTCCTGGAAGGACTTGAACCCGATGAGCTGGAGCTCTTTGATTCGCACGTCGGGCTAAACTATATGAGCGACCCTACCCAAGTCAAGCAGCATAAATGGGGACGCTACCCATTTTCCGGCTTGCCGATCGGCCGCCCGCGCGGGAGTGCCTGCAGCCTGCGGCCGCTCTGTGTTTCCAGTTTCCGGACAAACACTTCCACACCCAGGGGTCGGCCAGTCCGCGTATGCAGGCGCAGCCGCCCAACAAGGTCTTCCGGTTCCGCCTCCGCCAGCCAATCCGACCAGTCGCCAACGGAAACCCACTTGTCGATATCCGCCACCAGCAGACGGTCGCGACGCAATCCTGCGTGGGCGGCTGCGCTGCTCCACTCGTAGTTCGCAGCGCGAGGCTCAAGGCCGGCACGCACGGGATTGCACTCGACGTAGCGAATTGCCGCCGCGGTGTGCTCGGCGTCGAGCGGGCAGGAGTAGAAGCGCCCCTGCCAAACCCGACCACTGTATTCCTGCGAGCGATTGAAGTGCTGCGCATAGCGAAGATGCACCGGCTTCAGTACGGCGGCAAGCGACCCGGCCTCGGCCGGCACCCCAACCAGGTGGACGTGATTGGGCATCAGACAGTAGGCGAG from candidate division WOR-3 bacterium includes these protein-coding regions:
- a CDS encoding transposase; its protein translation is MPRMARVVVPGIPHHITQRGNRRENIFFVRSDYRRYLRLLGDYAAERGLDILAYCLMPNHVHLVGVPAEAGSLAAVLKPVHLRYAQHFNRSQEYSGRVWQGRFYSCPLDAEHTAAAIRYVECNPVRAGLEPRAANYEWSSAAAHAGLRRDRLLVADIDKWVSVGDWSDWLAEAEPEDLVGRLRLHTRTGRPLGVEVFVRKLETQSGRRLQALPRGRPIGKPENG